A single region of the Malaclemys terrapin pileata isolate rMalTer1 chromosome 4, rMalTer1.hap1, whole genome shotgun sequence genome encodes:
- the FRS3 gene encoding fibroblast growth factor receptor substrate 3 isoform X2, with the protein MGSCYSYLCRDSVPDNHPTKFKVTNVDDEGNALGSGIMELTQMELILHTHKRDAVRWPYLCLRRYGYDSNLFSFESGRRCQTGQGIFAFKCSRAEEIFNLLQDLMQCNSINVVEEPVIMTRGSHSTELELSRTPQTTNTLGYTVPGFPNGFHSFPGEAPSYSTARHPSMNSLRHSSIGEDSTHALIGPDEQSHTYVNTTSGEEEMRGRHCMHSLPEVHPPFLHGNHSCSLEDRNPQVFLQPGEVKFVLGPAPVHRHMVKRDSSCRYYRECGGHICGPNNNNECKDECLVPRTPLLNYENLPSLPPVWECQPLRQDEDSGDTLTPSPNGYPEPDEGDPLQNYMNSENAALHSGLRRDDFLQHRHNCTPSVFSFDFRRPCPEQQRQLNYIQVELEADPHKGRQSLQVPCAPLPAAHPASRMDSYAVIDLKKTAAMSNLQRALPRDDGTSRKTRHNSTDLPL; encoded by the exons ATGGGGAGCTGCTACAGCTACCTGTGCAGAGACAGTGTCCCAGACAACCACCCCACCAAGTTTAAG GTAACAAATGTGGACGATGAGGGTAACGCGCTGGGATCTGGGATTATGGAGCTAACGCAGATGGAGCTCATCTTGCACACACACAAGCGCGATGCTGTCAGGTGGCCGTACCTTTGCCTGCGCCGCTATGGCTATGACTCCAACCTCTTCTCCTTCGAGAGCGGACGCCGCTGCCAGACTGGACAAG GGATATTTGCCTTCAAGTGTTCAAGGGCGGAGGAGATCTTTAACCTGCTGCAGGACCTGATGCAGTGTAATAGTATCAATGTGGTGGAGGAGCCAGTCATCATGACTAGGGGCAGTCACTCCACTGAGCTGGAGCTATCCCGGACACCCCAGACAACCAACA ctctgggatacACTGTTCCAGGGTTCCCCAACGGATTCCACAGCTTCCCTGGGGAAGCCCCATCCTACTCCACGGCCCGACACCCTTCCATGAACAGCTTGAGACACTCCTCCATTGGGGAGGACTCCACACATGCCCTCATTGGGCCAGATGAGCAG TCCCACACCTATGTGAACACAACCAGTGGCGAGGAGGAGATGAGGGGCCGGCACTGCATGCACTCGCTGCCTGAAGTCCACCCTCCTTTTCTGCACGGGAACCACAGCTGCTCTCTGGAGGACCGAAACCCCCAGGTcttcctgcagccgggggaggTGAAGTTtgtgctgggccctgccccagttCACAGGCACATGGTGAAACGTGACAGCTCCTGCCGTTACTATCGGGAGTGCGGGGGGCACATCTGCGGCCCTAACAACAACAACGAGTGCAAGGATGAGTGCCTCGTGCCCAG GACGCCCCTGCTGAACTACGAGAACCTGCCTTCCTTGCCTCCTGTGTGGGAGTGCCAGCCGCTGCGGCAGGACGAGGACTCTGGGGACACGCTGACTCCTTCTCCGAATGGCTACCCCGAGCCGGACGAAGGTGACCCCCTGCAAAACTACATGAACTCGGAGAACGCCGCACTGCACAGCGGCCTACGTCGGGATGACTTCTTGCAGCACCGCCACAACTGCACACCTAGTGTCTTCAGCTTCGACTTCCGCCGGCCCTGCCCGGAGCAGCAGCGTCAGCTCAACTACATCCAGGTGGAGCTGGAGGCTGACCCCCACAAGGGGCGCCAGAGCCTCCAGGTGCCCTGCGCCCCGCTTCCTGCCGCCCACCCAGCCAGCAGGATGGACTCCTACGCGGTCATTGACCTTAAAAAGACAGCAGCCATGTCCAACTTGCAGAGAGCGCTGCCCAGAGACGATGGGACTTCAAGGAAAACTCGGCATAACAGCACCGACTTGCCTCTGTAA
- the FRS3 gene encoding fibroblast growth factor receptor substrate 3 isoform X3: protein MTQKRIFAFKCSRAEEIFNLLQDLMQCNSINVVEEPVIMTRGSHSTELELSRTPQTTNTLGYTVPGFPNGFHSFPGEAPSYSTARHPSMNSLRHSSIGEDSTHALIGPDEQSHTYVNTTSGEEEMRGRHCMHSLPEVHPPFLHGNHSCSLEDRNPQVFLQPGEVKFVLGPAPVHRHMVKRDSSCRYYRECGGHICGPNNNNECKDECLVPRCVYENVNGLLPAGGTSLRRGGRLKLTREDLGLNSCSHRRTPLLNYENLPSLPPVWECQPLRQDEDSGDTLTPSPNGYPEPDEGDPLQNYMNSENAALHSGLRRDDFLQHRHNCTPSVFSFDFRRPCPEQQRQLNYIQVELEADPHKGRQSLQVPCAPLPAAHPASRMDSYAVIDLKKTAAMSNLQRALPRDDGTSRKTRHNSTDLPL, encoded by the exons ATGACCCAAAAAA GGATATTTGCCTTCAAGTGTTCAAGGGCGGAGGAGATCTTTAACCTGCTGCAGGACCTGATGCAGTGTAATAGTATCAATGTGGTGGAGGAGCCAGTCATCATGACTAGGGGCAGTCACTCCACTGAGCTGGAGCTATCCCGGACACCCCAGACAACCAACA ctctgggatacACTGTTCCAGGGTTCCCCAACGGATTCCACAGCTTCCCTGGGGAAGCCCCATCCTACTCCACGGCCCGACACCCTTCCATGAACAGCTTGAGACACTCCTCCATTGGGGAGGACTCCACACATGCCCTCATTGGGCCAGATGAGCAG TCCCACACCTATGTGAACACAACCAGTGGCGAGGAGGAGATGAGGGGCCGGCACTGCATGCACTCGCTGCCTGAAGTCCACCCTCCTTTTCTGCACGGGAACCACAGCTGCTCTCTGGAGGACCGAAACCCCCAGGTcttcctgcagccgggggaggTGAAGTTtgtgctgggccctgccccagttCACAGGCACATGGTGAAACGTGACAGCTCCTGCCGTTACTATCGGGAGTGCGGGGGGCACATCTGCGGCCCTAACAACAACAACGAGTGCAAGGATGAGTGCCTCGTGCCCAGGTGCGTATATGAGAATGTGAATGGcctgctgcctgctgggggcaCATCTCTTCGGCGTGGCGGGCGCTTGAAACTCACCCGGGAGGACCTGGGCTTAAACAGCTGCTCTCACCGCAGGACGCCCCTGCTGAACTACGAGAACCTGCCTTCCTTGCCTCCTGTGTGGGAGTGCCAGCCGCTGCGGCAGGACGAGGACTCTGGGGACACGCTGACTCCTTCTCCGAATGGCTACCCCGAGCCGGACGAAGGTGACCCCCTGCAAAACTACATGAACTCGGAGAACGCCGCACTGCACAGCGGCCTACGTCGGGATGACTTCTTGCAGCACCGCCACAACTGCACACCTAGTGTCTTCAGCTTCGACTTCCGCCGGCCCTGCCCGGAGCAGCAGCGTCAGCTCAACTACATCCAGGTGGAGCTGGAGGCTGACCCCCACAAGGGGCGCCAGAGCCTCCAGGTGCCCTGCGCCCCGCTTCCTGCCGCCCACCCAGCCAGCAGGATGGACTCCTACGCGGTCATTGACCTTAAAAAGACAGCAGCCATGTCCAACTTGCAGAGAGCGCTGCCCAGAGACGATGGGACTTCAAGGAAAACTCGGCATAACAGCACCGACTTGCCTCTGTAA
- the FRS3 gene encoding fibroblast growth factor receptor substrate 3 isoform X1: MGSCYSYLCRDSVPDNHPTKFKVTNVDDEGNALGSGIMELTQMELILHTHKRDAVRWPYLCLRRYGYDSNLFSFESGRRCQTGQGIFAFKCSRAEEIFNLLQDLMQCNSINVVEEPVIMTRGSHSTELELSRTPQTTNTLGYTVPGFPNGFHSFPGEAPSYSTARHPSMNSLRHSSIGEDSTHALIGPDEQSHTYVNTTSGEEEMRGRHCMHSLPEVHPPFLHGNHSCSLEDRNPQVFLQPGEVKFVLGPAPVHRHMVKRDSSCRYYRECGGHICGPNNNNECKDECLVPRCVYENVNGLLPAGGTSLRRGGRLKLTREDLGLNSCSHRRTPLLNYENLPSLPPVWECQPLRQDEDSGDTLTPSPNGYPEPDEGDPLQNYMNSENAALHSGLRRDDFLQHRHNCTPSVFSFDFRRPCPEQQRQLNYIQVELEADPHKGRQSLQVPCAPLPAAHPASRMDSYAVIDLKKTAAMSNLQRALPRDDGTSRKTRHNSTDLPL, translated from the exons ATGGGGAGCTGCTACAGCTACCTGTGCAGAGACAGTGTCCCAGACAACCACCCCACCAAGTTTAAG GTAACAAATGTGGACGATGAGGGTAACGCGCTGGGATCTGGGATTATGGAGCTAACGCAGATGGAGCTCATCTTGCACACACACAAGCGCGATGCTGTCAGGTGGCCGTACCTTTGCCTGCGCCGCTATGGCTATGACTCCAACCTCTTCTCCTTCGAGAGCGGACGCCGCTGCCAGACTGGACAAG GGATATTTGCCTTCAAGTGTTCAAGGGCGGAGGAGATCTTTAACCTGCTGCAGGACCTGATGCAGTGTAATAGTATCAATGTGGTGGAGGAGCCAGTCATCATGACTAGGGGCAGTCACTCCACTGAGCTGGAGCTATCCCGGACACCCCAGACAACCAACA ctctgggatacACTGTTCCAGGGTTCCCCAACGGATTCCACAGCTTCCCTGGGGAAGCCCCATCCTACTCCACGGCCCGACACCCTTCCATGAACAGCTTGAGACACTCCTCCATTGGGGAGGACTCCACACATGCCCTCATTGGGCCAGATGAGCAG TCCCACACCTATGTGAACACAACCAGTGGCGAGGAGGAGATGAGGGGCCGGCACTGCATGCACTCGCTGCCTGAAGTCCACCCTCCTTTTCTGCACGGGAACCACAGCTGCTCTCTGGAGGACCGAAACCCCCAGGTcttcctgcagccgggggaggTGAAGTTtgtgctgggccctgccccagttCACAGGCACATGGTGAAACGTGACAGCTCCTGCCGTTACTATCGGGAGTGCGGGGGGCACATCTGCGGCCCTAACAACAACAACGAGTGCAAGGATGAGTGCCTCGTGCCCAGGTGCGTATATGAGAATGTGAATGGcctgctgcctgctgggggcaCATCTCTTCGGCGTGGCGGGCGCTTGAAACTCACCCGGGAGGACCTGGGCTTAAACAGCTGCTCTCACCGCAGGACGCCCCTGCTGAACTACGAGAACCTGCCTTCCTTGCCTCCTGTGTGGGAGTGCCAGCCGCTGCGGCAGGACGAGGACTCTGGGGACACGCTGACTCCTTCTCCGAATGGCTACCCCGAGCCGGACGAAGGTGACCCCCTGCAAAACTACATGAACTCGGAGAACGCCGCACTGCACAGCGGCCTACGTCGGGATGACTTCTTGCAGCACCGCCACAACTGCACACCTAGTGTCTTCAGCTTCGACTTCCGCCGGCCCTGCCCGGAGCAGCAGCGTCAGCTCAACTACATCCAGGTGGAGCTGGAGGCTGACCCCCACAAGGGGCGCCAGAGCCTCCAGGTGCCCTGCGCCCCGCTTCCTGCCGCCCACCCAGCCAGCAGGATGGACTCCTACGCGGTCATTGACCTTAAAAAGACAGCAGCCATGTCCAACTTGCAGAGAGCGCTGCCCAGAGACGATGGGACTTCAAGGAAAACTCGGCATAACAGCACCGACTTGCCTCTGTAA